From Fulvivirga lutea:
AGAGAGACTTCGAAGCAAACTGGCCAATCTACAGGAAAGGCTCGAAGTTTACGAAACTGCGGCTGATGGTGCCAATGATGGCTTGTGGGATTGGGATTTCACGAAGAACAAACCTTTTGTTTCAAGACCATGGAAAACCATGGTAGGGTTAGACCCTGATTATGATGTAACTCAAATCGATGGTTTATGGGAATCACTGCTCCATCCTGACGATTTTGAGCGCTGTACAAAGTATTTTTCAGATTTTGTAGAAAGTGAAAATACTTTTTACAGACAAGAATTTCGATTACGGCATACTGATGGTTCATACCGATGGATACTCTCAAAAGGAAAGGCCATAAGAGATGATAATGGTAAGCTATTGCGATTATCAGGTTCTCATACAGATATTACCGACAGAAAAGAAGCTGCTGATGCAGTAGTTAAAAGTGAGAAAAAATATAAATCACTGTTCGAGAATTCACTGGTTGGAATGTTCCGCACAGATTTCAAGACAGGTGAAGTATTAGATAGCAATGAAAAGTTTTGGGAAATACTTGGCGTAGAAAAATACGAAGGAGTTAAAACAGTTGACTTTTACAAATCTGAAAAGGATCGCCAATTTGTTATCGATTTAGTTAAAACTACAGGTAGAGCAGAGAATGTAGAACTCGAAATAAAGCGCCATAATGGTGATTTAATTTGGGTGCTATTTAGTATCCAACACTACCCTGACGATGGAATTCTGGAAACGGTTCTAATCGACATCACTGAATCTAAAAGTAATTTGTTGGAGCTACAGAAGGTGAATTTCGAGTTGGATAGCTTCGTTTATCATGCTTCTCACGATTTAAGATCACCTCTAAGGTCTGTACTAGGTCTGATCGATTTATACCGACTAGAGGATACACCTAAGGTAAAAGAGCAGTGTATTGAGCGTATTGAAGGCAGCATCAAACGTTTAGATGACCTGGTACAGGAACTGCTAAGCATTTCAAGAAACGACAGGGTAAACGATTCGCACTCTGAGCTCAACCTACTGGTGGAGATTAATAACAGTATTTCCAGTTATTTCAATGCAACAGACACCACAGATTTATCGATTGTGGCAAAAGTGTTTCATGACAAAAAGTTGATGACTGACGGTACCCGTTTGAGAATTATCTTGAATAACATTATATCCAATGCCATTAAGTATCGCAGCTTCTCCAAAGAAGAGCCATATATTAAAATTGAGGCACAAGTAAATGAAAAAGAGGCAGTTATCACTGTAGAAGATAATGGAGAAGGTATTGAAGAGTCTAAACTTCCTCATATCTTTGATATGTTCTACAGGGCTACAGAAAAAAGTACGGGTTCAGGCTTGGGCCTTTATATTGTTAAAAAAGTGGCCGATAAATTGGGAGCTACCATTGAGGTTGACAGCGTAGAACTGGAAGGAACAACTTTTAAAATAGTAGTTCCTAATACTTATTATTCTGAAAAAGAAAGCTAAGAATCATGTCTGTACACAAGAAGGATATCAAAAAAGTTACTACTCACCAACTTCAGGAAATGAAGAACAGAGGGGAGAAAATTGCCATGCTTACTGCATACGACTTTAGTATGGCGCAAATTCTTGATGCTGCAGGCATTGATGTGCTTTTAGTAGGTGATAGTGCTTCCAACGTTATGGCTGGTAATGAAACTACCTTACCTATAACACTGGATCAAATGATTTATCATGCCAGTTCTGTGGTAAAGGCGGTGCAACGAGCTTTTGTCATTGTAGATATTCCTTTTGGTTCTTATCAAGGTAATTCTTCTGAGGCTTTGCGTTCGGCCATTCGAATTATGAAAGAATCTGGTGCACATGCTGTAAAGATGGAAGGCGGTAGTGAAATCAAGGAATCTGTGATTCGTATTTTAAGTGCTGGTGTACCTGTAATGGGTCACTTAGGGCTAACCCCACAATCGATATTTAAATTTGGTACGTATACGGTGCGTGCGAAAGAAGAGGAGGAGGCGGCAAAGTTAATTGAAGATGCCAAATTGCTGGAAGAATGTGGTTGCTTCTCGATTGTACTTGAAAAGATACCTGCACATTTGGCTAAGAAGGTTGCAGAAACTGTAAATATTCCAATCATTGGAATTGGTGCCGGCCCTGATGTTGATGGCCAGGTGTTGGTGATGCAGGATATGTTAGGAATTACCAAAGAATTTAAACCTCGCTTCTTAAGGCGCTATGCCGATTTATACACCACTATTTCCGATGCGGTGAGCCACTATATTGAAGATGTGAAGGCCAAGGACTTCCCTAACGAGGAAGAGAAATACTAGTTAGTTGCTTAAAACTAATTTAGGAACCTGCCAAAGGTGTTCCGAACACCCCTACAGCCATTTCAACCCATACAAGTAATAAGCCTGCAATAATCATAAGGCATAAGCCAATTCGTTGCTTTTTGTTTTTAATCTTTCTCAATACAAGTTCGCAAGAAAGTCCGGTAGCAAGTAATAAAAATCCCACTATCATGAAATCCGAGGCAGACCAATTAACTTCTGTAGAAAATTGCATGGCTAAAAAAGGAATAAGCAATAGCAGAGTTATTGCTGCGATAATTCCGATCAGTCGTTTGTTTTTCATAACTGCTTAAACGGGAAATGGAAAGTGAGGTTTATTGTATGGGAGGTGTGTTCAATTAGACTCTCATCTTTGATCAAGAAAATGTACCTCTGGCTTTAAATAGTTATTGTTGTATCATAGTTCTACCCGAGGCCATTTCCATGCATAATAAATAATTAGAAAAAGCAGAATTACTTCAACAGTAGCTCCAAATACCATGTGCATCCAGGCTTCTCCGGCCAGATTAAACAACATAAAAGGGATATTCACCGCAGCTACAATGATATTTGCTGCGCGATTTGCTCTAGCCGGAAGGGCAACAGAGAAGTAAATCATCAGTGCTGGAATAGCCACTAAGGCAAGTGCAATTGAAAGAAACATTGGCGAAATATCGAATACAAACACCCTCCCATTCAGAATATCTTTTATCATATTCGGCATATACAGGGCAAAATAATCGATATAGATAATTAGAAACATCACACTCGCCCAAAGCGCGGCAAGTTTCAGTTTTACATTTACTCTTAGGTCTTCCAGCTTGTTTTGTGGTGTTTTTTGTGAATTCATAAGTATCTATTAAAAGTTAAATCCAATATGCAGTCCTGGCTCAGGCGTCCATTTTGGCCACTTGTCATCTTTTTGTTTAAATCCATCCGGCATTTCTGTGTAATAAGGGCGACCAGCTACTCCAAATGATGGCTCAATAAAAAATTGATCTTTGAAGAGCTTTACATGATAACCAATTCGATAAGTGTTAAACAGATGAAAACCATTCTCTAGTTTGTTTCCATTTTCATCTTTGAATTTTTGCCACATAGGTATTAAATGTACAGCAGCGTAGAGACCTTTCCAGAAATATCGCTGATAAGCTAGTCCAATTCCATACTCACGAATATATCCTGGAAATTCCTCTTCTGGCTTTCCATAGGAATTGTCATAAAACGGGTTAATTCCAAGAGGCCATGCATATTTCCAGGTTATTAATTCAACAGAGATTACATCCTTTCCTGTTATCCGATAACCTAGATTCAGCTGAACGAATTCGGGGCTGTTGGTGGAGGCTAAATTTCCCAATAAAAACATAGTGCTGCCCACAAAATGATTTTTAAAGTCACCGTCTTGTTTAGCGTATTGAGCGTTTGTTGAAATGTTACATGCTAAGAAGCATGCTATTCCCATCCAAAGAATTTTCTTTTCCATATCTTATATAATGTGATTAGATGCTGCAAAAGTAGATGGGTGAATTACTACAAAACGTTCACTTAAGTGAAGAAATAGGGCTTAGCTCCCTTTTTCCATGATTCTTGCTCTTAGCCTACTTAATGATTGAGGTTTGATGCCGAGGTAGCTGGCTAGTTGGTGCTGTGGCACACGCTGAATCAGATCAGGTCTTTTTTGTAGAAGGTTGAGGTATCGCTGCTCGGGCGATGAAGTCTTAAACTCATCAAAATCTATTTGTTTTTTCACTAACAATTCTTCCGATAACATTCTGCACATGATATCAAACTTTGGAAATTTAGTGTTTATGGCTACTTCCACATCAGAATTTGAAATAGCAAGAATGCTGTCTTCAACGCAACTAATAAAATATTCAGAAGGAGTTTTGTTTACCGCACAATGAGGGGTTAATGCATCTAGTTCTGTGTAGAAGGCAGTTGTTTTTTCTTCCCCATCGATAATATAATAAACCCTAATACAGCCTTTTAAAACAAAATAACTCTCGTGTGACTTCTGTCCTTCTTTAAGTAAAACCGTACCTTTCTTTACTGGATGAAACAGATCTAGTGAAAGTAATGCACTTTTTTCTTCTTCCGTTAAAGAGATGTATTTTGATATAAAATCAAATAGTATGTCTTGCATTGGATTCTCAATTGAAGTGGTTATGATAAAACTAGTATGATTTGGGTTTAGAACCTAGTTTGCTGATTGATGGTAGGAGCCACAACGACTAGGTCTTCGCATGGTGAAGTCCAAATGCGCTATTACATAATGTTACAAGCCTATATTTTTTATTATTGTATCAAATATAATTGGCCAACTTAGCAACAAGAGAATGAGTATTATTGAGAAAAATTTGTCTGTCCAATTGAACGTCTTTCGTTTCTTCATATGTCCTGTATAATCAACTGAGTACCTG
This genomic window contains:
- a CDS encoding Crp/Fnr family transcriptional regulator: MQDILFDFISKYISLTEEEKSALLSLDLFHPVKKGTVLLKEGQKSHESYFVLKGCIRVYYIIDGEEKTTAFYTELDALTPHCAVNKTPSEYFISCVEDSILAISNSDVEVAINTKFPKFDIMCRMLSEELLVKKQIDFDEFKTSSPEQRYLNLLQKRPDLIQRVPQHQLASYLGIKPQSLSRLRARIMEKGS
- the panB gene encoding 3-methyl-2-oxobutanoate hydroxymethyltransferase → MSVHKKDIKKVTTHQLQEMKNRGEKIAMLTAYDFSMAQILDAAGIDVLLVGDSASNVMAGNETTLPITLDQMIYHASSVVKAVQRAFVIVDIPFGSYQGNSSEALRSAIRIMKESGAHAVKMEGGSEIKESVIRILSAGVPVMGHLGLTPQSIFKFGTYTVRAKEEEEAAKLIEDAKLLEECGCFSIVLEKIPAHLAKKVAETVNIPIIGIGAGPDVDGQVLVMQDMLGITKEFKPRFLRRYADLYTTISDAVSHYIEDVKAKDFPNEEEKY
- a CDS encoding DUF6326 family protein, whose product is MNSQKTPQNKLEDLRVNVKLKLAALWASVMFLIIYIDYFALYMPNMIKDILNGRVFVFDISPMFLSIALALVAIPALMIYFSVALPARANRAANIIVAAVNIPFMLFNLAGEAWMHMVFGATVEVILLFLIIYYAWKWPRVEL
- a CDS encoding PAS domain-containing sensor histidine kinase gives rise to the protein MSVSEKLLESKLERDREKQEIERLRSKLANLQERLEVYETAADGANDGLWDWDFTKNKPFVSRPWKTMVGLDPDYDVTQIDGLWESLLHPDDFERCTKYFSDFVESENTFYRQEFRLRHTDGSYRWILSKGKAIRDDNGKLLRLSGSHTDITDRKEAADAVVKSEKKYKSLFENSLVGMFRTDFKTGEVLDSNEKFWEILGVEKYEGVKTVDFYKSEKDRQFVIDLVKTTGRAENVELEIKRHNGDLIWVLFSIQHYPDDGILETVLIDITESKSNLLELQKVNFELDSFVYHASHDLRSPLRSVLGLIDLYRLEDTPKVKEQCIERIEGSIKRLDDLVQELLSISRNDRVNDSHSELNLLVEINNSISSYFNATDTTDLSIVAKVFHDKKLMTDGTRLRIILNNIISNAIKYRSFSKEEPYIKIEAQVNEKEAVITVEDNGEGIEESKLPHIFDMFYRATEKSTGSGLGLYIVKKVADKLGATIEVDSVELEGTTFKIVVPNTYYSEKES